The genomic window TCGTCTTCCGAGACCGTTTTCGGACTTTTCGATACTCATCGCAATTTCTCCAATTAATTATGTCTATAGATTAAATGGATTAATGCTGGTGGACAGGAACGAATTTCCAAAAGAACGATCTCCGGGGAAAAGAGTGGATGGAGCAAAAGCTCATCCCTGGCTGCGATTTCCCGCGACCGATCCGTCGATTAAACGCGGCAAAAAGGGTGGCCGAAGAGATGACGTTGTCCCTGTCTGACAAGGCCTCCCGCCGTTATCTGCGGGAGGCCTTGCTCGTTGCTACTCCTCCATGCTCTCACGGATGTCGGAGAGATCGATGCCATGGGTATCGAACCACCAGTCGGGACTCATCTCGGAATGGCGGTCACGCAGACGCAGATATTTGGCCCGCAGCCGCTTTCCACGATGGTCATGACCGTCTCGCACAGTGTCTCGAGCGCATCGTCTTGCGGCGTGCCGTTGACGATCATGTCGAGACGCTCGAGACCGAAGCCGACGTCGATGCAGGTTCCGAGCGGATTGACGATGTTTCCGATCTCGACGCCATCCTTATAGAACTCGGTGCAATATCCGTTGATGCTGCCGTCGCTCCACATGCATTCCGGATCCGGCACGACGGGCACGCGCCCGCCATAAAGGGCCGTCCATTCCACCAGGCGGTCGGGATGGATCGTCACATGATCCGGCACAAGTCCGAGCGTTCCCAGAAACTCGAGCCAGAAATCGATGGCGTTGCCGAGGGTCATTTCCCGGAAGGAGAAAAGGCCGAGCATGGTGAAATGGAGAAGGTGGGTTCCGTCGCCGATCTCGTCGAGGTCGCCCATGCGCAGGCAAGCCTGGCTGTTTGCGACGGTTCCGCTATGGGAGGGATCAGAGAAGAGGGGCTTGTACTGCTGCATTCCAGCGCTGCAGAAGAGCGTTGTATCATCATGCGGCCGTACGGATTCGATGCGTCTGAAATTAATGCCCTTGGAAAGGCAGAAGTCTTGATATTGCTGGATCAGGCGTCCCGCGGTGACATAGGCAACCTCCTTCGTTGTTCGTGTGCCTTGCGAAAGGATAGCGGTCTCCCGCGCTCAGGGCAATCCGCCACTATCGAAGATAAGCCGGGATGGCACCCTTGAACATCGGCTCACTTGAGGCTAAATATAACCTCAAGTGAAAAGGAGCTTTGCCATGATGGGATTTGCAGTCATCGCCGACGTTCTCGGACTACCCGCCAGGGAACCAGCGTCGCGCTCGGCCTTTGGCCTGCTCTCCAGCATCGAGGAAGGCTTGCCGGTCAAGGCGCTTGATCGCATGGCGCTGCTTCTGGCGCCTGATGATACCCAGTTCAAATATAGGCTCGTTCCTAAGGCCACCTATGAGCGGCGCAAGTCCAAGCATCGGCTGTCCTCCGACGAGGGCACAAAGCTTGCCCGTCTCGCGCGTGTCTGGGGCCAGGCGCTCGATGTCTGGCAGACTGAGACCGAGGCGCGCGATTTCCTGTTTCGGCCGCATGCAATGCTGGAGGACAGGCGGCCGATCGACGTGGTCATCCAGAGCGAGATCGGCGGCGAACTGGTGCTCGATATCCTCGGAAGCCTGAAATACGGCAGCGCTGCGTGAGCGCACAGGTTCTTGACCGCACATTGACATCCGTCCGCATCGGAGATCCCAACG from Rhizobium leguminosarum includes these protein-coding regions:
- a CDS encoding antitoxin Xre-like helix-turn-helix domain-containing protein; amino-acid sequence: MMGFAVIADVLGLPAREPASRSAFGLLSSIEEGLPVKALDRMALLLAPDDTQFKYRLVPKATYERRKSKHRLSSDEGTKLARLARVWGQALDVWQTETEARDFLFRPHAMLEDRRPIDVVIQSEIGGELVLDILGSLKYGSAA